TTGTACCGGGCGAACGGCGCGACGATCGCGAGCCCGATTGGCGCGGGCGGCGAGAATGACCAGTTCCCGACGAGCACGGCCTGGGCCAAGCTGACGACCGCGGGCCAGTAAGAGCCGCAATTGATCCTCAAGGTAACCACGCCCCCCGGCGAAATTGGCGGGGGGCGTTTCTTTTTGCCCGCGAATACGGCGAAATGCCGATTCTGACGTGGGCCGCGCAGTACGGGTTTCCATCTTCCGCGCCGGGCGTGGAATAATACCGCCCTCTCGGCAATTCCCCCACCTTGAAAGGGCGATCATGTCACGGCTGCTTCAGAATCAGGTTGCAATCATTACGGGCGCGGGCCGGGGCATTGGCGCGGCGGCCGCGCGGCTCCTGGCGGAACAGGGCGCCGCCGTGATCGCCAGCGATCGGGACGCGGGCCCGCTGGCGGAAACCGTGGCCGCTATCGAGGCGGCGGGCGGCGCGGCGCGTGCCGTCGCGGGCGACATCACGGATCCCGCCTTTCCCGAGGCGCTGATCGGGGCGGCGCTGGAGGCGTTCGGCGGGCTGCACATTCTGGTGAACAACGCCGGATACACCTGGGACGGCATGCTGCACAAAATGTCGGACAAGCAGTGGGAGGCCATGCTCGCGGTGCACAACACGGCGCCGTTTCGCCTCGTGCGCGCCGCCGCCCCGTTCATGCGGGACGCCGCAAAACAGGAACAAGCCGCCGGGGAACGCCCTGCCCCCCGCTGTATCATCAATGTCTCATCCACCTCCGGGCTGCACGGCAACGTGGGGCAACTCAACTACGCCACGGCGAAGATGGGCCTGGTGGGGTTCACCAAGACGGTCGCGAAGGAATGGGGGCCGTTCAACATCCGGTGCAACGCGGTGGCGTTTGGCTATATCGAGACCCGGCTCACGCAGGCGAAGGAGTCGGGCGACTCCATTACGGTCGATGGCGAGGCAATCCAACTCGGCGTGCCGGGGCACATGCACGATCTGGTCAAGATGCTGATTCCGATGGGGCGCACGGGGACGGTGGAGGAGGCGGCGGGCGGGATTCTCCTGCTGGCGTCACCGTGGGCCGGGTATATCAATGGACACACGCTGGAAGTAACGGGCGGCATGGGCATATAGAGGCGCATGGGACGGCAGGCGCGGGATTTCCTGGGAATTTTTCCGCGCGCAAAATCACCGCCCGGCGGCGAGGCGCAGGGTCACCCCGGTATCGGCGCCGCCGGCCAATTCCACGCGCAGCGGGCCGCTCGCCTCGTCATGGCGCACGAGAATCGCAATGGTCGACGGGCCCTGCGGGAGTTCGAGCGCGCCCAGGGCGTCGGAAGAAACCAGCGCGCCATTGAGATAAACTTCGAGGCCCTCGGCGGACGGCAGGGTCAAACTGAGGGATCCGGCGCGGGTGGCCTCCAGGTGAAACCGAGCGGCGCTGTAGCCCTCGTTGTGCCAGTAGCGGTGGTTCAGGACGGGCATCTCCGATTCGGGCAGG
The window above is part of the Candidatus Hydrogenedentota bacterium genome. Proteins encoded here:
- a CDS encoding SDR family oxidoreductase; translation: MSRLLQNQVAIITGAGRGIGAAAARLLAEQGAAVIASDRDAGPLAETVAAIEAAGGAARAVAGDITDPAFPEALIGAALEAFGGLHILVNNAGYTWDGMLHKMSDKQWEAMLAVHNTAPFRLVRAAAPFMRDAAKQEQAAGERPAPRCIINVSSTSGLHGNVGQLNYATAKMGLVGFTKTVAKEWGPFNIRCNAVAFGYIETRLTQAKESGDSITVDGEAIQLGVPGHMHDLVKMLIPMGRTGTVEEAAGGILLLASPWAGYINGHTLEVTGGMGI